From Hyphomicrobiales bacterium, the proteins below share one genomic window:
- a CDS encoding TIGR02301 family protein, with amino-acid sequence MKRSIIAFLSIALAFAALTSTSVRPAFAQAQKIPPYENRLLRLSEIMGSLHFLTLLCRASEGAIWHDKMNEILDVEAKTQLRKAKLTERFNAGFGSFQATYRKCTPSAETAMARYITEAQVIVRNLTTDFSG; translated from the coding sequence ATGAAAAGATCTATCATAGCATTTCTTTCTATTGCCCTCGCCTTTGCCGCGCTTACTTCAACAAGCGTTCGGCCTGCTTTTGCTCAGGCTCAAAAAATCCCGCCTTATGAAAATAGACTGTTACGGCTTTCTGAAATTATGGGTTCACTTCATTTCCTCACCCTCCTTTGCCGCGCAAGCGAAGGGGCTATCTGGCATGATAAGATGAATGAAATTTTGGATGTAGAAGCCAAGACGCAGCTTCGAAAGGCGAAGCTAACTGAACGCTTTAACGCAGGCTTTGGCAGTTTTCAGGCGACTTACAGAAAATGCACGCCGTCTGCTGAAACAGCGATGGCAAGATATATTACTGAAGCGCAAGTCATCGTGCGTAATTTGACGACAGACTTTTCTGGCTAA
- a CDS encoding SOS response-associated peptidase, which yields MCGRFAIIHPLKEAAEIFECNDLEGAPNRYNIAPTQPIPVIFQEFNKREMRLMRWGFLPGWVKDPKDFSLIINARSESVLEKPSFKSAIRHRRCIIPASGFYEWHRAGDQKTPYYIAPKNGEMLGYAGLFETYAHANGSEIDTVCFLTTEASSDIAAIHHRMPVLVPPKLADVWLDCVEHPPRDVSFLYSNERNDFYNIVPVSDRVNAVRNDDADLQNRVEAEIELDQEETDKGSNQLSLF from the coding sequence ATGTGTGGACGTTTTGCGATCATTCATCCGTTGAAAGAAGCCGCTGAGATTTTTGAATGCAATGATCTTGAGGGCGCGCCTAACAGGTATAACATTGCGCCGACACAGCCAATTCCTGTTATTTTTCAAGAGTTTAATAAGCGTGAAATGCGGTTGATGCGTTGGGGTTTTTTGCCAGGCTGGGTGAAGGATCCGAAAGATTTTTCTCTGATAATAAATGCAAGATCTGAGAGCGTTTTGGAGAAACCGTCCTTCAAATCAGCCATCAGGCATCGCCGTTGCATAATTCCAGCCTCTGGCTTTTACGAATGGCACCGCGCGGGCGACCAAAAAACGCCGTATTATATTGCGCCTAAGAATGGTGAAATGTTGGGATATGCGGGATTGTTTGAAACCTATGCCCATGCCAATGGCAGCGAAATTGATACTGTTTGCTTTTTAACAACTGAGGCAAGTTCTGATATTGCCGCAATACATCACCGAATGCCAGTTTTGGTGCCGCCAAAGCTTGCAGATGTTTGGTTAGACTGTGTTGAGCATCCGCCGCGTGATGTTTCATTTCTTTATAGCAATGAACGTAATGATTTTTATAATATTGTCCCTGTATCTGACCGCGTGAATGCCGTGCGCAATGATGATGCTGATTTACAAAACCGTGTTGAAGCGGAGATCGAACTAGACCAAGAAGAAACAGATAAGGGGTCCAACCAGTTATCTCTGTTTTAA
- a CDS encoding folate-binding protein — MPKTILSDRAVLSLTGEDRITLLQGLVTVDLDRLETSPNVFGALLAPQGKIQFDFFLHKRDHAILIDMDASRAADFLKRMKMYKLRAKADIADVSDQYDIAVSWGDDASSGDYDARSEVLGARQVLEGSAEQNASPDEYHAHRIALGIPEAGKDFAFDDVFPHDAMMDALRGVDFKKGCYVGQEVVSRVQHRSTARKRFFILKSATPLKSDETVMLGDKAVGTTGTTFGNSTLALLRADKLEGATDPLTVDGQSTEAFVPSYFTEFQNKNT, encoded by the coding sequence ATGCCAAAAACCATTCTGTCTGACCGCGCTGTTTTGTCTTTGACGGGCGAGGATCGTATCACCTTGTTGCAAGGGCTTGTGACTGTTGACCTAGATCGACTTGAAACATCACCCAATGTATTTGGTGCGCTGCTTGCGCCGCAGGGTAAAATTCAATTCGATTTCTTTTTACACAAACGCGACCATGCAATTCTGATCGACATGGATGCCAGCCGTGCAGCGGATTTTCTCAAGCGTATGAAAATGTACAAGCTGCGTGCAAAAGCTGACATTGCTGATGTCAGTGATCAATATGACATTGCTGTTTCTTGGGGAGATGACGCATCGTCTGGTGATTATGATGCACGTAGTGAGGTACTTGGCGCACGCCAAGTGTTGGAAGGTTCTGCTGAGCAAAATGCTTCCCCTGATGAATATCATGCCCACCGCATTGCGCTCGGAATTCCAGAGGCCGGAAAAGATTTCGCCTTTGATGATGTCTTCCCACATGACGCAATGATGGATGCTTTGCGCGGTGTGGATTTTAAAAAAGGATGTTATGTCGGGCAAGAAGTCGTCTCGCGTGTGCAACACCGAAGCACCGCTCGCAAACGCTTCTTCATTTTGAAAAGCGCCACCCCACTTAAGAGCGATGAGACGGTTATGCTCGGCGATAAAGCTGTTGGCACCACAGGGACAACATTTGGCAATTCGACATTGGCGTTATTGCGCGCAGACAAATTGGAAGGGGCAACAGATCCCCTCACCGTTGACGGACAAAGTACTGAGGCTTTCGTCCCTTCTTACTTTACTGAATTTCAAAACAAGAACACTTAA
- a CDS encoding HD family hydrolase: protein MSKPTQTPKTQPRAWQRMLSGRRLNLLDPSPLDVEISDIAHGLARVARWNGQTQGKHAYSVAQHSILVLDIALAMEPSLSAEMQLIALLHDAPEYVIGDMISPFKSVMGGNYRDVEDRLTNAIHMRFSLPVDVPKSKLRLIKQADKASAYLEAIHLAGFDEAEAEQIFGTPKLHPLTDFDVTPLSTADAQRAFVERFEALEKAL from the coding sequence ATGTCCAAACCCACCCAAACGCCAAAGACCCAACCTCGTGCATGGCAACGTATGCTGTCTGGTAGACGGTTAAACCTACTTGACCCATCTCCGCTTGATGTTGAGATATCAGACATTGCCCATGGATTAGCGCGGGTTGCCCGCTGGAACGGTCAGACCCAAGGCAAGCACGCCTATTCTGTCGCGCAACATTCAATCCTTGTGCTTGATATTGCACTTGCGATGGAACCATCGCTTAGCGCCGAAATGCAATTGATCGCCCTTTTGCATGATGCGCCTGAATATGTGATTGGCGATATGATCTCTCCATTTAAATCTGTGATGGGTGGTAATTATCGTGATGTGGAAGACCGCCTCACCAATGCTATTCACATGCGGTTTTCTTTGCCCGTAGATGTGCCTAAATCGAAACTGCGCTTGATCAAACAGGCAGACAAAGCATCGGCTTATTTGGAGGCAATTCACTTGGCTGGGTTTGATGAAGCAGAAGCGGAACAAATTTTCGGCACACCGAAACTGCATCCACTTACAGATTTTGATGTAACACCGCTTTCTACAGCAGACGCACAACGCGCTTTTGTTGAACGGTTTGAAGCTCTAGAAAAGGCGCTTTAA
- a CDS encoding NUDIX domain-containing protein: MTANKPILGVSCLLLCEDSALLIQRAKQPAKGLWSLPGGKVEWGETLEEAARRELLEETALIADDLEFSEFVEIVEPDHHFVISVFVGRLNNQPTPTAGDDAAAAAWYSPAGLNKLDDANQMTPTTRQRIKRLTKIF; the protein is encoded by the coding sequence ATGACAGCCAACAAACCCATTTTAGGCGTAAGCTGCCTCTTGCTCTGCGAGGATAGCGCTCTGCTTATCCAACGTGCAAAGCAACCCGCCAAAGGTCTTTGGAGTCTCCCCGGTGGTAAGGTCGAATGGGGCGAAACACTTGAAGAAGCCGCCCGCCGTGAACTGCTTGAAGAAACAGCACTGATCGCTGATGATCTAGAGTTCAGCGAATTTGTTGAAATTGTTGAGCCGGACCACCATTTCGTTATTTCTGTTTTTGTTGGAAGGCTGAACAACCAACCAACGCCAACAGCAGGTGATGATGCCGCAGCAGCCGCCTGGTATTCACCAGCGGGCTTAAATAAGCTCGATGATGCGAACCAAATGACACCGACAACAAGACAACGCATTAAGCGTTTAACTAAGATATTTTGA
- a CDS encoding phosphoenolpyruvate hydrolase family protein, protein MFQRSELLAKYRKMIADGVPIIGGGAGTGLSAKCEEAGGIDLIVIYNSGRYRMAGRGSLAGLMPYGDANGVVMEMAGEVLPVVKDTPVLAGVCASDPFRMMDKFLDEINAAGFSGIQNFPTVGLIDGNFRANLEETGMSYQLEVDVVKMANDKDMFTTPYVFSAEDAEAMAKAGADIIVCHIGLTTGGNIGAETGTKLEDVPALVDEWSAAALAVNPDQIILVHGGPVSMPEDADFVLKNTKNCHGFYGASSMERLPTEVALTEQTRKFKQIGR, encoded by the coding sequence ATGTTCCAAAGAAGTGAGTTACTTGCAAAATATAGAAAAATGATTGCGGACGGTGTGCCGATCATTGGTGGTGGAGCAGGTACGGGCCTTTCTGCCAAATGTGAGGAAGCTGGCGGTATTGACCTGATCGTCATCTATAATTCAGGCCGCTACCGCATGGCGGGGCGTGGCTCGCTTGCGGGTCTTATGCCTTATGGCGATGCCAATGGCGTTGTGATGGAAATGGCGGGCGAAGTGTTGCCTGTTGTTAAAGACACGCCAGTTCTTGCGGGTGTCTGTGCTTCTGATCCGTTTCGGATGATGGATAAGTTTCTTGATGAAATTAACGCTGCTGGTTTTTCCGGCATTCAAAACTTTCCGACCGTTGGTCTGATTGACGGCAACTTCCGCGCCAATCTGGAAGAGACAGGCATGTCTTACCAGCTTGAAGTCGACGTGGTTAAAATGGCGAACGATAAAGATATGTTCACCACGCCTTATGTCTTCTCAGCAGAAGATGCTGAGGCCATGGCAAAAGCGGGCGCAGATATTATCGTTTGCCATATCGGGCTTACCACTGGTGGTAATATTGGCGCTGAAACGGGAACGAAATTGGAAGACGTTCCAGCTCTTGTTGATGAATGGTCGGCGGCAGCACTAGCGGTTAATCCAGATCAAATTATCCTCGTGCATGGCGGCCCAGTTTCCATGCCAGAAGATGCAGATTTCGTGTTAAAAAATACGAAAAATTGCCACGGTTTTTACGGTGCATCATCTATGGAACGCTTGCCGACAGAAGTGGCACTGACTGAACAAACGAGGAAGTTCAAGCAGATCGGGCGCTAG
- a CDS encoding cell wall hydrolase, whose protein sequence is MSRKNLTAQLSSAAMCGAAVLALTVAFPNSIDFQDVSAFAGKKLGEDRWLASIVTSPAALGRDFVKRKGASPMIMDENGVLLKGMDIGSGKSFKGYAFAPTPAIAKIVSKEPSVQAAKGDLPVGKYGRKAGSLSAGVMFDGSSILSAPNAQLWPTVAFVSPTPAPVATPAAVTKIDQKQDRPRRKVLVAKKEAAPAAKSAPLALIPEAAIAAIQNDAAEQANIEIDTTVTASIPQVAQVQTGYAAKTNDPRAVFEAVLARRDGKHAVLPVAPNGQVKVVEPQQQAILTPVYEGFADVPVPRLKPEVAESLEPQKRKSGKKLHFWAGFKLPGSVYRKNQQRCLAAGIYFESRGEIEKGQAAVAQVILNRVKAPAYPNTICGVVYQNKHWRNRCQFSFACDGIYDRVNDKKSWKTAVRIARDVSKGKIYLDEVADSTHYHATYVSPKWGRTMKVLTRIGVHIFYRTKNGGWS, encoded by the coding sequence GTGTCGCGTAAAAATCTAACCGCCCAGTTAAGTTCTGCTGCCATGTGTGGTGCTGCCGTTTTGGCGCTCACTGTCGCTTTCCCAAATAGCATTGATTTTCAAGATGTAAGTGCCTTCGCCGGTAAGAAGCTTGGCGAAGATCGCTGGCTTGCATCCATTGTTACAAGTCCGGCTGCTCTTGGACGTGATTTCGTGAAGCGCAAAGGCGCGTCACCTATGATCATGGATGAGAACGGTGTTTTGCTTAAAGGCATGGACATTGGTTCTGGTAAGAGCTTCAAAGGCTATGCCTTCGCACCAACGCCCGCAATTGCAAAGATAGTTTCAAAAGAGCCTTCGGTTCAAGCTGCTAAGGGTGATTTGCCCGTTGGTAAATATGGTCGCAAAGCTGGATCATTGTCTGCTGGCGTTATGTTTGATGGCAGTTCTATTCTTAGCGCGCCTAATGCTCAGCTTTGGCCAACAGTTGCCTTTGTTTCACCAACACCAGCGCCAGTCGCTACGCCTGCAGCTGTGACAAAGATTGATCAGAAACAAGATCGGCCACGTCGCAAAGTGCTGGTTGCCAAAAAAGAGGCAGCGCCTGCAGCAAAATCAGCGCCGTTAGCTCTTATTCCAGAAGCAGCGATTGCTGCCATTCAAAATGATGCAGCAGAACAGGCAAATATTGAGATCGATACAACTGTAACGGCATCAATACCGCAGGTTGCTCAGGTTCAAACTGGTTATGCTGCGAAAACAAACGACCCACGCGCTGTTTTTGAAGCAGTGCTTGCACGCCGCGACGGTAAACACGCCGTATTGCCGGTTGCACCAAATGGTCAAGTTAAAGTTGTTGAACCACAACAACAGGCAATCTTAACGCCAGTTTATGAAGGTTTTGCGGATGTTCCAGTTCCAAGATTGAAGCCGGAAGTCGCAGAAAGTCTTGAACCGCAAAAGAGAAAATCTGGCAAGAAATTGCATTTTTGGGCAGGCTTTAAATTGCCAGGCTCTGTCTACCGCAAGAACCAACAGCGTTGTCTTGCAGCGGGCATTTATTTTGAATCACGCGGTGAAATCGAAAAGGGGCAGGCAGCTGTCGCTCAAGTGATCTTGAACCGCGTGAAAGCACCAGCTTATCCAAACACGATCTGCGGTGTGGTTTATCAAAACAAACATTGGCGCAATCGTTGCCAGTTCTCATTTGCCTGTGATGGTATTTATGACCGCGTCAATGACAAGAAGTCTTGGAAGACAGCGGTTAGAATTGCCCGTGATGTATCAAAAGGCAAAATTTATCTCGATGAAGTAGCGGATTCTACCCATTATCACGCAACTTACGTCAGTCCAAAGTGGGGGCGTACTATGAAAGTCCTAACCCGCATTGGTGTCCATATCTTCTACCGCACTAAAAACGGTGGTTGGTCTTAG
- a CDS encoding tyrosine protein phosphatase: protein MAEIHVCPLSRLVETINKSGAKHVASLINANMEVPYPLSIPLENRLFLGFNDIVEETPGFTPPEKTHAQQLIDFVSKWDQAAPLVVHCWMGVSRSTAGAYIAQCALMPDADEYELAKELRAASPEATPNMRLIHFADEILGRDRRMILAIDEMGRGAETWEGVPFALPVH from the coding sequence ATGGCAGAAATTCACGTTTGTCCGCTCTCGCGATTGGTTGAGACAATCAATAAATCAGGCGCGAAACATGTGGCGAGCCTGATCAATGCTAATATGGAAGTGCCCTACCCTTTAAGCATCCCGTTGGAGAACCGATTGTTTTTGGGCTTCAATGATATCGTCGAAGAAACACCAGGCTTCACGCCGCCAGAAAAAACCCATGCTCAACAGCTGATCGATTTTGTTTCCAAGTGGGATCAAGCAGCTCCGCTTGTTGTTCATTGTTGGATGGGTGTTTCGCGCTCAACGGCAGGTGCTTACATCGCCCAATGCGCATTGATGCCTGATGCTGACGAGTATGAGCTTGCCAAAGAACTACGTGCCGCCTCACCAGAGGCAACACCCAACATGCGGCTCATTCACTTTGCCGATGAAATATTGGGCCGTGACAGACGAATGATTTTAGCAATCGACGAGATGGGGCGCGGTGCGGAGACATGGGAAGGCGTGCCCTTCGCGCTTCCCGTTCACTAA
- a CDS encoding MFS transporter: MPHAKTNLSVPFIVACGCLIAILTFGPRSTMGFFVTPMTETNDWSREVFALAIAIQNLVWGLAQPFVGMLADKYGTWKTLSVGAVLYVVGLVLMATTTDPLTLQMTAGVLVGLGVAGSAFFLVLAAFARIVPEQHRTLVFGLGTAAGSAGQFIFAPLGQNFVSAYGFEFTLLFMACLVALVPLLAIPLKGKPKAQAEPGRADQTIKQALAEAFNHPSYWLLTIGFFVCGFHVAFITVHMPPFIEDLGLDPKWGGYSIAMIGFFNIIGALTAGMVSAKLPMRFVLTFIYIARAIVISIFIVLPVTSTTIILFSGAMGLLWLSTIPPTQGLVAAMFGTRYMAMLFGVVFLSHQLGSFSGIWLGGRIFDETGSYDGIWYIGIALGVLAAILHWPIKEARVGEPASA, from the coding sequence ATGCCACACGCTAAAACCAATCTATCCGTTCCATTCATTGTTGCATGCGGTTGCCTCATTGCTATTTTGACCTTTGGTCCACGCTCTACGATGGGCTTTTTCGTCACGCCGATGACGGAGACAAATGATTGGAGCCGCGAAGTGTTCGCGCTTGCTATCGCCATTCAAAATCTTGTTTGGGGTTTAGCGCAGCCGTTTGTTGGTATGCTTGCAGATAAATATGGCACTTGGAAAACGCTGAGCGTTGGCGCGGTTCTTTATGTTGTTGGCCTTGTTTTAATGGCGACAACAACAGACCCGCTGACACTGCAAATGACAGCGGGCGTTTTGGTTGGCTTGGGTGTTGCAGGTTCTGCTTTTTTCCTCGTGCTCGCAGCCTTCGCGCGTATTGTGCCAGAACAACATCGGACTCTTGTGTTCGGTCTAGGAACGGCGGCGGGCTCTGCGGGGCAGTTCATTTTTGCGCCTTTAGGCCAGAATTTCGTATCAGCATATGGCTTTGAATTTACGCTGTTGTTTATGGCGTGCCTTGTGGCCTTGGTGCCGCTTTTAGCAATTCCATTAAAGGGCAAACCAAAAGCGCAGGCTGAACCAGGCCGTGCGGATCAAACAATCAAACAAGCGCTAGCTGAAGCGTTTAATCATCCATCTTACTGGTTGCTTACGATTGGGTTTTTCGTTTGCGGTTTCCATGTGGCCTTCATCACGGTGCATATGCCCCCCTTCATTGAAGACCTTGGTCTTGATCCAAAATGGGGTGGTTATTCCATTGCAATGATTGGGTTCTTCAACATTATTGGTGCGCTTACGGCTGGCATGGTTTCAGCGAAATTACCGATGCGCTTTGTGTTGACCTTCATCTATATCGCGCGTGCAATTGTGATCTCTATCTTCATTGTGTTGCCCGTAACATCGACGACGATCATTCTATTTTCGGGTGCAATGGGCTTGTTATGGCTTTCCACTATCCCGCCAACGCAAGGGCTTGTGGCAGCCATGTTCGGCACTCGGTATATGGCGATGTTGTTTGGCGTTGTCTTCTTGTCCCACCAGTTAGGGTCCTTTTCAGGCATCTGGTTAGGCGGTCGCATTTTTGATGAGACAGGGTCTTATGACGGTATTTGGTATATCGGCATTGCGCTTGGTGTTCTTGCTGCGATCTTGCATTGGCCGATCAAAGAAGCACGGGTTGGTGAGCCTGCTAGCGCTTAG
- a CDS encoding LysE/ArgO family amino acid transporter gives MTNFFIAASAGFFLGVSLIVAIGAQNAFLLRQGLLRQHVFILCLICALSDALLIVVGVFGFGTLVSQAKWLIDAVTIGGAIFLFVYGFMAFRRVMSPDAMKAASQGAGNLAKAIGTCLALTYLNPHVYLDTVVLLGGLSANYQGVDRVGYGVGAATGSFVWFFALGYGARLLVGVFENPKAWQVLDFIIGCIMWLIAASLFVRWWA, from the coding sequence TTGACTAATTTTTTCATTGCGGCAAGTGCCGGTTTTTTTCTGGGCGTTAGCCTGATTGTCGCGATTGGTGCTCAAAATGCCTTTTTGTTACGGCAAGGGCTGTTGCGCCAGCATGTTTTCATTCTTTGCCTAATTTGCGCGCTTTCTGATGCGTTGTTGATCGTTGTCGGCGTCTTTGGTTTTGGTACATTGGTGTCCCAAGCCAAATGGTTGATTGATGCCGTCACCATTGGCGGTGCCATATTCTTATTTGTTTATGGCTTCATGGCGTTTCGCCGAGTGATGTCGCCGGATGCCATGAAGGCGGCAAGCCAAGGCGCTGGAAATCTTGCAAAGGCAATAGGCACTTGCCTCGCGCTCACCTATTTGAACCCTCATGTTTATCTAGATACTGTTGTCTTATTGGGTGGTCTGTCAGCAAATTATCAGGGGGTGGATCGCGTGGGTTACGGGGTAGGAGCGGCCACTGGATCATTCGTTTGGTTTTTCGCCCTTGGGTATGGCGCAAGGCTTTTGGTGGGTGTTTTTGAAAACCCGAAAGCATGGCAGGTTCTAGATTTTATAATCGGCTGTATTATGTGGCTGATTGCAGCAAGTCTTTTCGTTCGTTGGTGGGCGTGA
- a CDS encoding putative PEP-binding protein produces the protein MSVDVIGFGQSRSSKTSLAAECYGAKSERLAAMASAGLRVAPSFALPILAYSQNSNDKGELSTSFQVEISRGVRGLQRTTRKWLGEKENPLILAVRVSPVVAQAGFGLHILHVGWTLDAIEYLADEGDKQYASRQFASTIREIATQSFGVDESLFDDKLDIAEQAGDVDWYGLLKAYLEIAKRETDDALPLNPSDQLLLTVLLMWKSWNKTRAQTYRQLYNIEDTGGLGVVIQVCVPWNGVQPTATGWIAARDENTGERCLEGQIFEHNGSSQPIPIAERKSDAVIKDIIGQAISWEVKSAKAERLDFIIANDEAYIVDGTSLPLTTAAEVTFVVEMVRAGEISKEEAVQRIEPDRLIDILHARLDVGQELKELAHGLSASPGAATGRAVFSASAAEALKSKGWQVILVRAETTPEDIRGMQASSAIVTTKGGLTSHAAVIARGTGKPCIVSMSGIMVDEEAKSFQVDGKIYQEGDHVTVDGSTGMMYDGKCQLRPSEVSGDLSTLLEWADEFRRMKVLTNVESPGDAEVAVRFGAEGIGLCRTEHMLFEPDRLAAMRQVILATDDRTRLLGVAKLVPLLRQDFVHLFEVMRERPTTIRLFDPPLHEFLPKTKADIKKLAKTLDLKASDLEFTIDELSETNPMLGNRGCRLLICNPELAKTLVEVIFEAAIEINRKYDIDVKPEIMVPLVALNREFIAISRLIDDAAQIVEHKHDYSLHYKVGSMIELPRAAMIADRIASEADFFSFGTNDLTQTTFGISRDDAVAFLTTYEQMGLMDKDPFVTIDEEGVGAVIEMTTIKGREANPHLQIGICGEHGGDPSSIHFCERLALDYVSCSPFRVPIARLAAAQATLSSR, from the coding sequence ATGTCTGTAGACGTTATCGGTTTTGGACAATCGCGAAGCAGCAAAACATCGCTTGCAGCTGAGTGCTATGGCGCGAAGTCTGAGCGATTGGCTGCGATGGCTTCTGCTGGTTTACGCGTGGCTCCATCGTTTGCATTGCCGATTTTGGCGTATTCGCAGAACTCGAATGATAAGGGTGAATTATCGACGTCGTTTCAGGTTGAAATCTCGCGCGGTGTGCGTGGCCTTCAACGCACCACCCGCAAATGGCTAGGTGAAAAGGAAAACCCTCTTATCTTAGCTGTGCGGGTTAGTCCTGTTGTGGCGCAAGCAGGGTTTGGCCTTCATATATTGCATGTTGGTTGGACATTAGACGCTATTGAATATTTAGCGGATGAAGGTGACAAGCAGTACGCATCACGACAATTTGCCAGTACCATTCGGGAAATCGCAACACAGTCTTTTGGCGTTGATGAAAGTCTGTTTGACGACAAGCTAGATATTGCCGAACAAGCAGGTGACGTGGATTGGTATGGTCTTTTGAAGGCCTATCTGGAAATCGCCAAGCGAGAAACTGATGATGCCTTGCCGCTCAATCCGTCCGATCAGCTTTTGTTGACGGTCTTGTTGATGTGGAAATCATGGAATAAGACACGCGCCCAAACCTATCGACAACTTTATAACATCGAAGATACTGGCGGGCTTGGTGTCGTTATCCAAGTATGTGTGCCGTGGAATGGTGTGCAACCAACGGCGACTGGTTGGATTGCTGCTCGCGATGAGAATACTGGCGAACGGTGTCTCGAGGGTCAGATATTTGAACATAATGGTTCAAGTCAGCCGATCCCGATTGCAGAGCGCAAATCTGACGCGGTGATAAAAGACATCATCGGGCAGGCAATTTCTTGGGAAGTGAAAAGCGCCAAGGCTGAGCGGTTAGATTTCATTATCGCAAACGACGAGGCCTATATTGTTGATGGCACTTCACTGCCTTTGACAACGGCGGCAGAGGTAACTTTTGTTGTTGAAATGGTGAGAGCAGGAGAGATCAGCAAAGAAGAAGCTGTCCAACGCATTGAGCCTGATCGTTTGATTGATATTCTTCACGCCCGCTTGGATGTTGGACAAGAATTGAAAGAATTGGCCCATGGCCTATCTGCTTCACCAGGGGCTGCAACAGGACGGGCCGTATTTTCTGCCAGTGCTGCAGAAGCGCTTAAGTCAAAAGGTTGGCAGGTAATCTTGGTGCGGGCAGAAACCACGCCGGAAGATATTCGTGGCATGCAAGCCTCATCCGCCATCGTAACAACCAAAGGCGGCCTGACCAGCCACGCTGCCGTGATCGCTCGCGGCACAGGTAAGCCCTGCATCGTAAGCATGTCGGGTATTATGGTGGATGAAGAAGCTAAGAGCTTCCAAGTTGATGGTAAGATCTATCAAGAAGGCGATCATGTTACAGTCGATGGCTCCACGGGCATGATGTATGACGGCAAATGCCAATTGCGCCCGTCTGAAGTATCTGGTGATTTGTCTACCTTGCTTGAATGGGCTGATGAATTTAGACGCATGAAGGTGCTGACCAATGTAGAAAGCCCCGGTGATGCGGAGGTTGCTGTGCGTTTCGGTGCTGAGGGTATCGGGCTATGTCGCACAGAGCATATGTTGTTTGAGCCAGATAGATTAGCGGCAATGCGTCAGGTTATCTTAGCAACGGATGATCGCACCCGCCTTTTAGGTGTCGCAAAATTGGTGCCGTTGCTGCGGCAAGATTTTGTCCACCTGTTCGAAGTTATGCGCGAGCGACCAACAACCATTCGTTTGTTTGACCCGCCGCTTCACGAGTTTTTGCCAAAAACAAAAGCGGATATAAAAAAGCTCGCCAAAACATTGGACCTTAAAGCCAGTGATTTGGAATTCACGATAGATGAGTTGAGTGAAACAAATCCGATGCTTGGCAATCGCGGTTGTCGTTTGTTGATTTGTAATCCTGAACTTGCCAAAACGCTGGTTGAGGTGATTTTTGAGGCAGCCATCGAAATCAATCGCAAATATGACATTGATGTAAAACCGGAGATCATGGTGCCCTTGGTGGCCTTGAACCGTGAGTTTATTGCAATCAGTCGGTTGATTGATGATGCGGCGCAAATTGTGGAGCATAAGCACGACTATTCGCTTCATTATAAGGTCGGCTCCATGATCGAATTGCCGCGCGCGGCAATGATTGCAGACCGAATTGCCTCAGAAGCAGATTTCTTTTCATTCGGCACAAATGATCTGACCCAAACCACCTTTGGTATTTCGCGAGACGATGCCGTTGCCTTTTTGACCACCTATGAGCAAATGGGTTTGATGGACAAAGACCCCTTCGTCACCATCGATGAAGAGGGCGTTGGAGCCGTCATTGAGATGACAACCATCAAAGGGCGTGAGGCCAACCCACATCTTCAAATTGGTATTTGCGGAGAGCATGGCGGCGATCCATCGTCGATCCATTTTTGTGAACGTTTAGCATTAGATTATGTTTCCTGTTCACCATTTCGGGTGCCAATCGCACGGCTTGCAGCAGCACAAGCGACACTTTCTTCGCGCTAA